A genomic segment from Nematostella vectensis chromosome 6, jaNemVect1.1, whole genome shotgun sequence encodes:
- the LOC5507330 gene encoding zinc finger protein ZIC 4 codes for MDNLALFGQGPAAMSHQGLDRNMESSKDSGPFGLSPFVDSNQAMLSRAGLHLPHRISDPIHSSKPLLGSEGPAYSFQPHGNQIRTSCSSSSHDYLGSSSLAHGHAMYDSLGSSSRYPQCPPGFNPLALHQPKPEMKPHGRSFYSQMPVPPDMETAPQRGFPFRGTTEVFPPRVDIYPQSAFGYEHHRPMAHHQQMYFSYMNPTNKIMTCEWVDPQNYGKGKICGKQFSVLHDIVRHINDEHVSQNDSPLHVCHWRNCTRNGLPFKAKYKLVNHIRVHTGEKPFPCPFPGCGKLFARSENLKIHKRTHTGEKPFICEFPGCDRRFANSSDRKKHSHVHTSDKPYNCKYEGCNKSYTHPSSLRKHMKLHGMSPSPPHMLHESSNDNQPEVIDSPSPPPHLIPTSQNATNTSQEREASNTWYSC; via the coding sequence ATGGACAATCTCGCGCTTTTCGGCCAGGGACCCGCCGCAATGTCTCACCAAGGCTTAGACAGAAACATGGAGTCAAGCAAAGACTCAGGTCCGTTTGGTTTGAGTCCTTTTGTTGACTCTAACCAAGCAATGCTATCCCGCGCCGGTCTACACTTACCCCATAGAATCTCCGACCCGATCCACTCGTCTAAACCACTACTAGGATCTGAGGGACCTGCGTATTCTTTCCAGCCTCACGGCAACCAGATAAGAACTTCGTGCTCGTCTAGTTCGCATGATTATCTCGGCTCTTCGTCCCTGGCTCACGGTCATGCGATGTATGACAGTCTGGGCTCAAGCTCACGATACCCACAGTGTCCGCCTGGCTTTAACCCTCTCGCGCTGCACCAGCCCAAGCCGGAGATGAAGCCTCATGGACGGAGCTTCTATTCGCAAATGCCAGTGCCGCCAGACATGGAGACTGCACCACAGAGAGGGTTCCCTTTTCGTGGTACCACCGAGGTGTTTCCGCCCAGGGTTGACATCTACCCACAGTCAGCGTTCGGCTACGAACATCACCGGCCGATGGCGCACCACCAACAAATGTACTTCTCCTATATGAACCCAACTAACAAGATTATGACGTGCGAATGGGTCGACCCGCAGAACTACGGGAAGGGCAAGATTTGCGGAAAACAGTTTAGCGTACTGCACGACATCGTACGGCACATCAACGACGAGCACGTTAGTCAGAATGATTCGCCGCTTCACGTGTGCCACTGGAGAAACTGTACGAGAAACGGACTGCCTTTCAAGGCGAAATACAAACTCGTCAATCACATCAGAGTTCACACAGGAGAAAAGCCCTTCCCTTGCCCATTTCCTGGGTGCGGTAAACTTTTCGCGCGCTCCGAGAACTTGAAAATTCACAAACGAACACATACGGGCGAGAAGCCTTTTATTTGTGAATTCCCGGGCTGTGACCGCCGGTTCGCAAATTCTAGCGATCGCAAGAAGCACTCACACGTCCATACATCAGATAAACCGTATAACTGTAAGTACGAGGGCTGTAACAAGAGTTACACGCACCCTTCGTCTTTACGGAAGCACATGAAGTTACATGGCATGTCTCCCTCTCCACCCCATATGTTGCACGAGTCAAGTAATGACAATCAACCAGAAGTCATAGACAGCCCTTCTCCTCCTCcccaccttataccaacatcACAAAACGCCACCAACACAAGTCAAGAACGTGAAGCTAGCAATACGTGGTATTCGTGTTAG